The window AATATGTATCATTAAATAAGACGTAAAATCAATACATacatggatgatgatgatgatgatgatgatgatacaatCAACATCCGTCCTCAAAAAACCTCCAAATCACAGcaacttcaaatttttaatatcttttttcaTCCATTCCTCTATTTCCCCTTCACAATCTTTAGCCTACGGTAAAAAAACCCTGAAGATTTCACATCTTATTTACTGACCCTTTTATCTTTACCCAATTGAGAAAAAAACCAGAAGTTCAAAACACTTGTTCCTTCAATTTCTTCATTTCAAGTTACAAGCTTTTTAAAACATAACCCTAATTTGAGCCCACAAAAGCTCACACCTTTTTCAATCTTTAGTCACAACGATCCACTTTTAAGCCAAGTGTTGAATCTTTTGCATCATTGTTAACAATCTTGATCAAGAATCAGTTGCTAAATGTGGCCGAAAAGACCCGTATTTCCATGTTGAAAGCCTGCGAAAATGTGGAGGATGCAAGGattgttttaagtttttttgagaaaaatgaaTGTTGATGGTAATGATAGATTTATATTTAAGATTAGTGTTAGATGTTATAATTCATTGTTGATGTGTTTATCGAGGTTCTTAATggttgatgatatgaaatgtgtGTTTTTAGAAATGTTGGATGATGAATTATGCCGAATATACATACGTATAATACTATGGTGAATGGGTATTGTAAGTTATGTAAAGTTGATGTGGTTGGTTTATATGTGAGTAAGATTATGCAAACTGGGCTTAAACCCGATACACATATTTATACGTCAATTATTGTAGGACATTGTAGGAATAAAGATGTTGATAGTGCGTGGAAGGTTTTTGATGTGATGCCTAAGAAAGGGTGCAAGAGAAACGAGGTTTCGTATACGACTTTAATTCATGGGCTTTGTGAAGAAATGCGTATTAATGAAGCGCTAGAGCTATTTCATCAAATGGGTGATGATAAGTGCTTTCCGAAAGTTTGTACGTTTACTGTTTTGATTTCTGATTTAAGTAAGTTAGGTAGAATGGCAGAAGCATGGGATTTGTTTATTGAGATGTGTGTGAGAGGCTGTGAGCCGAATGCTCACACATACACGGttttgattgatggattgtgTGAAGAGAGAAAGATGCATGAAGTGAGAAATTTGTTAGATGTGATGTAAGAGAAAAAAGTGGATGGGGCGGTTGTGACATATAATGCTTTGATTGATGGGTATTGTAAAGAAGGAAAGTTCAAGAATGCAATAGAGATGCTTGAAAAGATGGAAAAGAAAGGATCAAAACCGAACGTTTGTACGTACAATGAGTTAATATGTGGGTACTGTAAAAGCAATGATGTTCACAAAGCTTTGGTTTTAATTGATAATATGATAAAGATGAAACTATCACCAACTGTTTTGACTTacaatttgttaattaatgGTCAATGTACACACGATGATGTCGATAATGCTTTTAGGTTGGTCGGTTTAATGATAGAGAATGGTGTTGTTCCTGATGAGTGGACATATAGTTCCATTGTATAGGCTTTATGCAGACGAGGCAGTGCTAAAGAAGCTCGTGAGTTGttaaattctctcaagttgaagGGCATAAAAGTTAATCAAGTAATCTATACGACTCTGACAGGCGGGTATTTCCAAATTGGTAAAGTTGATATTGGAATGACTTTGTTCAGTGAAATGCTTCTTAACAAGTGCTTACCAAATTCTTTGGACATATAATGTGCTAATTCATGGCTTGTGTAAAGTAGTTAGGATTCAAGTGGTATTTATTATAATGGGGAAGATGATAAAGATCAGCTTTGAACCTGAAATCACCATATATACTATTTTCATTGAGAGTTTAGTAAAGAGATTTGAATTTGTTGATGCTCGTAAGCTATTCATTCAACTGGGAAACCCGATGTTTGTACATACACTTCATTTATCCTTGCATATTGCAGTGAAGGAATGGTAAAAGAAGCATAAGATATGATATATGAAATGCTGGGAAAAGGTGTTTAACCGGATACAACAACATATATTGTTTTCATTGATACATATGGACGTACCGGAAAGATAAATTATGCATTTGATTTTTTCAAATGTATGATCAACGCGCAATGTGAACCTTCCCACCATACATATGCTGTGATAGTGAAGAATCTACTGtattcttaagatttttttaatgaagaaagaaaaggaatatatataaaatgcattcttaagatttttttaaaagatggaAATGGAGGGGAGGAGAAGGAGGGGAAATTATAGTGTAAATTGCTTCAACACTTTTCCTCTCAAAATTGAGTTGATTTGTAACTACAGCtgaaaggaaagaaaagggGAGATAAATTTTTCCTTTCTAATCATCTaaaaaatgagagaaaaaatCTTGAAGGAAAAATAACTACAACTTTCCCCACCCCTCCTATCTTCTTATTTCCTTTCCATATCATTTTTTTCCTTCCTGATTTTCCACCAAATTTAACTAAAATAAGGTTATCCGTCCAATTTTCCACCAAATAACTGAAAAAACCAACTAGAATAATGTTATCAACCCAATTTTCCACCAAATTTAACCCAAAACAGTTAGCCACAACCCACATCTAAGATTccccttttcttcttcttggcGCTGCAAATTAGAGTACCACATTTCATTCTCTGTCAAAAATATGTATCATTAAATCAGACGTAaaatcaatacatatatggatgatgatgatacaaTCAACACCCGTTCGCAAAAAACCTCCAAaccacaacaacttcaaatttttaatatcttttttcaTCCATTTCTTTCTTTCCCTTCACAATCTTTACCCCACAATAAAAAAACCTAAGATTTCACATCTTATTTACTGACCCTTTTATCTTTACCCAATTAGGAAAAAAACCCGAATTTCAAAAACTTACTCCTTCAATTTCTTGATTTCAAGTTACtaagattttttaaacataaccTAATTTGAGCCCACAAAAAGCTCTCACCTTTTTCAATCTTTTGTCACAACGATCCACTTTTAAGCCAAGTGTTGAATCTTTTGCATCATTGTTAACAATCTTGATTAAGAATCAGTTGCTACCCGTATATCCATGTTGAAAGCCTGCGAAAATGACAAGGATGCaagatatacatatagatataaagatattattgattaataaatgttaaaacaaatacgagtattttttagtatttacagaaaaaagattttaaaaaaaataacaataaaaataaagatctaattttaatattttgatggTACTTGGACCTTTTAAAAAGCCCACTATCAATCTAAAGTCTaaactttcaagtttcaacccaTATCGCCCATTTATATAAATACCAtttctatattatataatctatatctaggGTTTTTGTGGTCGTTTTCGCGTGGCGGCAACATCTAATCAACCAGATTTTTCGCCATGGGAAGAAGTAAGCCCTCATCTATTTCTCTTATCTTCTTCAATTACACTGTTTATCTGCTgcatttcaattttatttttataattttttctgTTTAATATTATAGTAATATAGTTTACagtaaaatatgtttatttttatatatttttttgactatgaatttgtttttgatgattttttttgtttggcaTTATTTGGTTATGCTATCTGTTTCCTGTTTGTTTAGATTAATCCAAATGTGTAAAAAGATCATATTTTTGTTAGTCGGGTCAACCCGTTTGTCCCAAATCTATTTAACCCGGCACACACATGATAtttttgtttgataatatgacCTGTATCCCCGGTCAGGGCCGAACTTATTAGTCTCTAGAATGGTAGAATGTATGTCTTAATTGTAtgtaatgtatatattgatGTTGCAGGACCAGCACGGTGTTACCGCCAGATCAAAAACAAGCCGTACCCTAAATCCCGATACTGTCGTGGTGTTCCCGATCCAAAGATTAGGATTTACGATGTCGGGATGAAGAAGAAAGGTGTTGATGAGTTCCCATTTTGTGTGCATTTGGTGAGTTGGGAGAAGGAGAATGTGTCTAGTGAAGCACTTGAAGCAGCTCGTATAGCATGTAATAAGTATATTACCAAGACTGCGGGAAAGGACGCTTTTCATTTGAGAGTTCGTGTTCATCCTTTCCATGTGTTGCGTATCAACAAGATGTTGTCGTGTGCTGGAGCTGATAGGCTTCAAACTGGTATGCGAGGTGCTTTTGGAAAGCCGCAAGGTGTGTGTGCTCGTGTAAGCATTGGTCAGGTTCTTTTGTCTGTTCGTTGCAAGGATAGTAACAGTCACCATGCCCTGGAGGCCCTTCGTCGTGCTAAGTTTAAGTTTCCTGGTCGTCAAAAGATTATCGTCAGCAGGAAGTGGTATGTGCTTACATTAGATACTTTTCTGGTTGCTAAAGATGTTTTATTGATCACATGGCAATTGCATTTCGTTCAAcaagtttttggatttttatgaTAGTTTATGTTAATTGTTTTCTTGCAAATAAAGTTGATTATGGTCATTGCAGGGGATTCACCAAGTTCAACCGTACGGACTATGTCCAGTGGAAATCTGAGAACCGTATCATGAATGATGGTGTCAATGCCAAGGTAAATCCGGAAACAtgcttgttatatatatatatatatatcaaacttaTATTTAGTTGATAAAACACAAGTGATTAGTTAAAACTGGAATGTTAATTTGTGTTCAATTACTTTTCTGTCTTGTACAGCATTTAGTCACAATTCAcaaatatcatttcttttttctGTAAGTTACACAATATAGTTGTTTTGTAAATATGGTGTAGCAGTTTTTGATCAAGTTGCTTTTGGTAAAGTAAGTTATGCTTTTAGTTACCTTAAGCTCTGGTATACTAACTGTATTCTTAGACGCTGTTGCTTAAGTGAACCGTCTTTAGCTAAATGTATACCAGCTAAGTAAGTTATGCTTTTACTTACATCTGCTAAATGTATTACAGCTACTTGGATGCCATGGACCTCTTGCAAATCGTCAACCTGGAAGAGCATTCTTAGACGCTGTTGCTTAAGTGAACCGTCTTTAGCAGCAATCAGCAATCAGTCTAGTTGAAGTACTCAAAAAACCGtaccttttattttgtttactaGAATGACTTTTTTTGTGTTATCTTTCGTCTTTGTGCTTGGGCTACTGCAATGTACTGAAAGAATACTTTGTGAGTTGAACTCGAATGCACTTCGCTTTGATTTTATTCATTGTGATTTTTGAGACCATTGTGTATGTGCTTGACTGCCTTTTCAAAGTGAAGCGGTTTATAAAAATGATTCTGGTGTAACTATAGCCCATCTTTTTGATATGTACCAGACTAGAAAATAGAGAATTAACTAGATGATTCACGGTAATAGATAATCTGGTACAATGCTCCAGTAGCCTTAATCTGGTATAATGCTCCAGCAACCCTAGTTCATAAGAACAATGATAATATTCTCCCATACCCTAAACAATTGGTTGTCGCCTTATTTAAAGTACCACTAGACATGACCTAACTTGCTCACCAAGACAttactataattaataattaattattagatCGACACTTAACCCTTGACCTATTCAGCCCTTAAACATCTGGACCCATTAGGCCCATTTTCTTCCTACAGATTCATATCATTACTCTGCCCCCAAAAcacaccttgtcctcaaggtgtGGCTTCAAAAATTGCTTTAGGTTATTTCCGGATCCCATATGATGACTTGAAATTCCAAAGCTTGCTGAATATATTGTTGTAACACAGACTCGATCATGGATTTGTCTTCCAACCATACCTTAAGCCCATAACAAGTCGAGTATTTTAAAGATTGCTCGATAAAATCATTAAACTGCCACTTCAACTTCATATGAGGTGTATGAGGTAAAACTTTCAGCAAGGCAATCTCACCTAGCACCCAAGTAGCCTCATCATTTTCAATGAACTTATGACCTAATTCTTCTGACACCCCCATGATAGTTGTAGGTTTGATAGGATCAACATTAAACTGATCCTCATCAATCACTGCTGGTTTAACAACCACAGTTTCTTCCTTGAGCTCCTTACTGATTTCTTGACTATCTGATTTTGTACCTTTAATGACATCTATGTCTATAACACCAACACTAAAAACAACTTTGTTCTCCtcttttttcaaatcaaacTCCAAATCTTTTTTATAAAGAGAAGAATTAGGATcaaaagaagagaaagaatCTTGCAAGCCATGAGAATCAATTTTTAAAGCCAATGACATCACATTTTTCAACTTAGAGCAGCTATATTGATGCCATTCAACAAAGATTTCCCTAATTTCCGGTTCCAAACCAAAGATGAATAGGTATATAGCATAAGTTTCAGAAATTTCTTCTAGATTTTTAACTTGATTAAATAAGATTTGAAACGAAACACAATATTCTTTAACACTACCTTCTTGGCTAATTGCCATAATCTTCTCCAAAGCAAATTTCTTGTTGCCTGCCGATTATTTTTCCTGAATGAACAGTAACCCGATGAACAGTACCCTTTCAGATGAACAATACACACGATGaacagttttttgttttttttttaactaccaCAGGTTGCAAGAAAgatagctctgataccaattgatatgtACCAGACCAGAAAATAGAGAATTAACtagatgattcacgataatagATAATCTGGTACAATGCTCCAGTAGCCCTAATCTGGTATAATGCTCCAGCAGCCCTAGTTCCTAAGAACAATGATAATATTCTCCCATACCTTAAACAATTGGTTGTCGCCTTATTTAAAGTACCACTAGACATGACCTAACTTGCTCACCAAGACAttactataattaataattaattattagaaCGACACTTAACCCTTGACCCATTCAGCCTTAAACATCTGGACCCATTAGGCCCATTTTCTTCCTACAGATTCATATCATTATTCCGCCCCCAAtgtgggattggttggtggtttataagcctaggtgtcccctcctcctttgagctagcttttgggagtgagttctacacctagatTATGacatgatgcgagcctattatgggatgggttcgtatcactTTTCTGTCAGGAGCACATATAATAGGCTATAAAGCACCTCGTGTATCTTTTCCCTTTTCAAGTGACCTGCCTGCTTATATATTTAGATTATCTTGtcaaataaagtaaccattctGTATTCTTGTGTTAAGACCACATGtagtattaatatttttgtactTGCATTAACGGAAGGCCTAATAACCTCAGTTGATTAGCCTGGCGTGAATTTATGTTTCATAACAGTTGCATAACTTGAATGGAACTAGGTACTCTCGATTACAATTCATCCGTTGTAGTAGACGGTAACTGTAGCTGAGCGAAGGTCCAGTGCAGCCtaagattttaagaaaataaataaactagccTTTTAGAGACCTGGTGAACACTTGTACATTGACATACACATACCTAAATGTGTCAGTGGATCATAATGTTACCTTGTGACTTGATTATGTGTTGTTGCAGTTTAATTAACATAGTAACCTATATGTAAGTATGAAACCTCAACTGCATGCATTACTTAGCTATATAAGTTACATACATGATACGTGTAACTTTTTTGTCTAAAGGTGCGGATGTTTTGCCATTCAAATAGTATAGGCGTGGATTCGTTCCTCCTGTATAGTTCTTAGACTTGTAGCAATGGATCTGCTGAGCTTTAAGGGGACTTTCTAGTTGTAAGATGTAACCTAGATTTCTAAACGGTAGACATGGTTATCATTTAAGCCAAATAATGTGTCCATTTTCATTGGAACTTAAATGTACTAAACTTATCATTGAATTTCCAATCACAACGAAGTTCAGATGTTTtctgaaactttttttttttctttgtattgcATTGTATTGGTAAAAGACTATCTTTGTTTTGATTTGATgtcaaaacaaatatttttctaAACGATTTTTCTCTATATCCATTTACTTGCTCATTGAACAAACATGAATATGTAAACGTTTTCACCAGTTTTACTACCATAATACTTGTGAAAGAGATGTGCGTTAACACCCAAGTATCTATTCAACTAGACATGTAACACAAGTAGTTGAAGATAGACGAGGTTGGATTCAACAATGAGTGTACCAGCTGAGACCACTTTACTTGTATATAGGCTGATTTAGATACTATGTTTTATCACCATTCACCAGCTAGTGAGCTAGTCACATTGGTTAAGCTAAAGCAAGAAAGAAACGGGTCAAAAATCATCAGAAATGCATATAAATTTTCTATCATCTGCTTACCAATTGAGAGAGTAAAAGTAATCATATTCCAGCCTATTACTTGTAAAATGGACaaaaactggtttcaaaaactggggttttgtattttgcaggttttcCCTGCTAGACCAAGCCTGTCCTTTAGCAACCACCACCATTCCAACCTAAACCCACCCTTTTTGTCACATCAACAAGAAGCAGATATTACAGAAACAACACATGTCATTGTAGCTCACAAATGCAGTTATTGCAAGAGTCCAAAAACCGATTCACATATACCTAAATTTGTAACACATAGTAGCtgattattaacatgaaaatgCCCTCAAGCAAATATATTCATACAAGATTTAGCATGTAAGCCTTCTCTGTCAAGGCACAATAGTagaatcaaaaagaaaattggTATTTTCCTTGCATTAAAATAATGTTACACAGGGTCCAATTCAGTCGAGAGAAATGGGAATAAAAGCAAGAGTTAAAGTGACAAAAAGTCTATTGAAGCTTCAACAAATAAAGCTCCATTGACCACCAAAAAACatattaatcaagaaaataatTTTATCTTCATTTATTAAATGGGATGAGGCCTTGATCCTTCTGGCATGTTCAACTCAGATAACAACGGTCAAGGTTGCATTTAGTACCTATGCTCCAATTTCTCGGATTCCTGGTAACTCTGAACATACCTGCAAACACAAATAGCATAATCAACATCCAGATAACAAAAAAAGGTAAAGATAGCATTCGATCATTATCATGTTGGCAAACTAGAATCTGATCCAAGTTCAGTAAGGTCTTGAGAAGTGATAGATGATTAATTCACTAAGATAAACAAACTGCAAGGTAAAGATTGTATGCCCAGAAGGTTACATTTTTCATAGTTTCCCATAACTCAGATAAATGTCTGCTGCAGTACAACTATACAATTAGATGTCCCATAGTTGGTCCCCAAGAATaagtcatcaacatcatcaggTAGCAGCAAGTGATGCATAAGCCATAACTATGCGTGGAAAAACCAGCAACAAACTTCTAAAGCTTGTTTGTGGCTGCCAAAGACATATAAGATTACAAAGATCTAGACACAGACACAGTCTAATATAATAAACCTCAGCATTTCACCTCTGCCTCCTGAACCctgaaatgtttttatttttaataataattattgatACTATTTAAAGCCTTTATGGCCATTTTAATGTTAACCAGATATGTAAATAATGTAATAGATTTAAATGTTAACGAAAAACAACTAgttaaaaatgaagaaaaacagTATGCATATAGAGCAAAACGTTGACCAAAAAGCTCTACACGTATAACCAGCTGACCGCAGAGTGTTGATCACTTCACATATCCATTActatatcaaaatcataaacacTTTTATTGAAGATGCACCTGGTGTTTATATTAACTATCTATAGAAAGATAAATCAAATTATGAAAGGATTAAAAGCGTCTACAACATCTTATACACACTTTCACACCAAACATTAACCAAAAAGATCTATATCTAAGCGAACTATTCTTTCGCCTTTTACTAAAGATCTATATCTAACCTATTGACCTCTTCAAATCGACgttcatattttaaaataagCAACACTTTCCATGAAGATGCTCCAGGTTTTGGGTAAAAATGCTATCCATAAAAAGTGATCAAATATACAAAAAGAGCATCTGAATCAGTATGCGCTTTTTCATATTTACCcacaaacttttaaacatcATTCAAATTTACCCACAAGACAAAAAATATTGTCTATGCCATCAGTCTCCATGTAAGTTGTCAGTTTCTATTACTTTTTATAAGCTGCACATTAATTTTCCCCAACAAGGAATACATGACAAAGCAAATAGCCAAAAATCAAGGAACATCTTCTGCAAGTTGTAGATCAAATAAAGACCCAACATAACCTATATAGATGGCCTTTCCATTCATGATCACAATCGAGCAATAACTTCTAATAAAATGATGGATCCATGAATATTTATTCAATAacttctaatatatatacacaaacaatAGAATATCCAAATACTTACGAGTAAACGCCAGCGACGGGTCCAACAAGCAGGATGGTGTTGAGCCAGTTATCGGTGACTTTGTGAGTGATTTTATGAGTGAAATCTTTCCAGAGACCAGGCATCACTTTCTGCTCAAATGGCGACAGCCCGTACACCACCGATCTAATTTTCACCGGAACCTTCCCCATCtatctttctctttctttctttcttcctttaatctaatataattataattatatatacctcCGATCTGAAATATATTTAGTTAGGGTTTCAAAATGGAAATGACTACTAGAAGCAgaagaataaataaattgattatGATTGAATTGAAATGATAACCAGAAATGTTATTTTAATTGGGCTTTCTTATGAGCTGGCCCATTGGGCAAATAGCATTTTaacatttgaaattttgaattattattataatttattgttttattatatcataggtaaatttttttttttttttacgttagttttacatcattttttaccTTCTTTTTCACCCTTAATAtttacctttaaatttaatatccCATTATACTCGCAATATCCATCAATAttaatcaaaaccaaacaaataatataaacaaaacatatGAATCATTTTCCTCTCTTTTAACCCTAGGTGATATCCTTCACTTATCATTCACCCTATTATTTCATCTACATTTAAATCACTTTTTACCTATCCTTCACCCTATTACTTCATCTACATTTAActatccattttttttaacacagacaaaaaattttattaaaaatgatcGATTAGCAAGGCACTAGTGATTAGGgagattacaattacaataataaaGCAAAAGCTAAGCTACATAATGTCCTCATGACTTTAACTATACATCTTCTCATCACCTCTCTTCACCTATCCATTTCATCTTCCTTTACAAATAGTCTtactataatattattttttgtggGGAAACAGTAGGAATCAACATAATCTCCCAAGTCACGCTCTCGAAGTTGTACTGAATGGGAAATGAACCAGGAGCGGGCCCACTTTGTTGGTTTCCTTGAGACCTGAAGTTCTAACATATTTTGTATGTGCTAAGAGCATATTAAAGGTTACAAAAAAATCTACTCACAGTACCAATTCTTTTAACACGCAGCTTTACTGTCATTTTCACAATGCCCGATTATTGTCTTAACTAAGTCCACACAATCTTACTTGAAAAGTCAGCTTTTCTATCATTTCTCATTGCTAATGCTATGGCATTATCTTGTTCTGGTTCTATTTTCCCCCAAAACATGGGTCAAGTGCTACATACTGGAAAATTACGAGGACTATGATATATAGAATAAAAGATGGACAAAATGTGGTATTATTTCCCAAAATAGATATGAAAGTGAGGTGCGTCTAACATACAGCTTGATATCCTCTTCTAACATTAGTCGGCTCATTTTCCCAATGAGATTTTTATCATCCTATACGAGACACCCAAACAGTCAAGACACATTGCTAGCCAAAAGAATTAGCTACAAGCTAAAGACCATTACCAAGACACCGAAACATGTACTATAGATACATTGcgcataaaacataaaactttgaCTCGAAAATTTTTTAACCCACATAAGAAAAAGCAACCACGGTGTCGAAAGTTACACGACATCAAACAACATAAAACTGCAACATAAAAAAGGGACAATAACACTTGAACAGACTCTGTACATCATTTACTAGCCAGCCATTAGACAACGGAAATGTATCAAGGGGTAAGCAATACAGAAGGGACTACATGGTTCCTAGTCTTGTAGTGCCCTTCAATGCACCAGATCTGCAATGAGATGCGCTGCTGCTAGGCTTAGAGGCATCCTCTGGAAAGAGATAATTGAGCATAGCCATTTCTTGCAACTGTTGCCGTTTATATAAATCCTGAGACTTGCTCTAGCATTCAGAAGAAATTAATATAGTTAGTGCACCCTTTTGTAGCCTGGAACTGAAAGTCAGATATCAGCAGCCTTATCTAAAGGCTAAAGCTGACATTCATCTCATTTACTtgataaatgggtcaaattgggTTATGTTTCCTCTATAACAGGTATATTCAGAAAAAcagttaaaaagaaaacaagctAAATAGTTCAACCACTCAATGTGTATGCATCACTTTAACattaacaaacatatttttatgttacAGTTTTCAGAATGATATGTAacagaataataaataattatcacCCTTTAAAGAAAAGGAGTAAAAAGTAAGTACGGGTCAACCCAAAGGTCCCAAACCCTACCATACCACTTCAGCCCAAACCACAAGTACCAGCTTTGACCTGCTCCATTACCCaaccgcccattttgccacctccaaCTGATGTGTCCTAAACTATAGGATAGTAGAACCTACTGTTCTAGCTACTAGATG is drawn from Erigeron canadensis isolate Cc75 chromosome 9, C_canadensis_v1, whole genome shotgun sequence and contains these coding sequences:
- the LOC122581612 gene encoding LOW QUALITY PROTEIN: pentatricopeptide repeat-containing protein At5g65560-like (The sequence of the model RefSeq protein was modified relative to this genomic sequence to represent the inferred CDS: inserted 1 base in 1 codon) gives rise to the protein MNVDGNDRFIFKISVRCYNSLLMCLSRFLMVDDMKCVFLEMLDDXIMPNIHTYNTMVNGYCKLCKVDVVGLYVSKIMQTGLKPDTHIYTSIIVGHCRNKDVDSAWKVFDVMPKKGCKRNEVSYTTLIHGLCEEMRINEALELFHQMGDDKCFPKVCTFTVLISDLSKLGRMAEAWDLFIEMCVRGCEPNAHTYTVLIDGLCEERKMHEVRNLLDVM
- the LOC122581387 gene encoding 60S ribosomal protein L10, with the translated sequence MGRRPARCYRQIKNKPYPKSRYCRGVPDPKIRIYDVGMKKKGVDEFPFCVHLVSWEKENVSSEALEAARIACNKYITKTAGKDAFHLRVRVHPFHVLRINKMLSCAGADRLQTGMRGAFGKPQGVCARVSIGQVLLSVRCKDSNSHHALEALRRAKFKFPGRQKIIVSRKWGFTKFNRTDYVQWKSENRIMNDGVNAKLLGCHGPLANRQPGRAFLDAVA
- the LOC122582338 gene encoding cytochrome b-c1 complex subunit 8-2, mitochondrial-like codes for the protein MGKVPVKIRSVVYGLSPFEQKVMPGLWKDFTHKITHKVTDNWLNTILLVGPVAGVYSYVQSYQESEKLEHRY